In Zygosaccharomyces rouxii strain CBS732 chromosome D complete sequence, one DNA window encodes the following:
- the ATM1 gene encoding ATP-binding cassette Fe/S cluster precursor transporter ATM1 (similar to uniprot|P40416 Saccharomyces cerevisiae YMR301C ATM1 Mitochondrial inner membrane transporter exports mitochondrially synthesized precursors of iron-sulfur (Fe/S) clusters to the cytosol member of the ATP-binding cassette (ABC) transporter family), which yields MIRGAFIGLPRIGLSLKSPIFRSSPIVIKTAGFKTLPTCAFRKTQWPLAEEKKVSKPIPVDQLKVEPPKPEPPKKSNAPTISELKILRNLTQYIWPKGNTKVKSRVVLALLLLISAKLLNVQVPFFFKQVVDNMNVEWSDPSVALPGAIMLTVVCYGAARFGAVLFGELRNAVFARVGQNAIRNVSMETFRHLMKLDLGWHLSRQTGGLTRAMDRGTKGISYVLSAMVFHIIPITFEISVVCGILTYQFGASFAGITFTTMLLYSIFTFRTTAWRTKFRREANKADNKAASVALDSLINFEAVKNFNNEKYLAEKYETSLLKYRDSQVRVAQSLAFLNSGQNLIFTTALTAMMYMGCTGIIGGSLTVGDLVLINQLVFQLSVPLNFLGSVYRELKQSLIDMESLFNLRNNPILIDNPSKPKMLPANAGPFDIVFENVTFGYDPRRKILQNASFVIPAGWKTAVVGPSGSGKSTLLKLVFRFYDPQEGRILVNGIDIREYDLDSLRRAIGVVPQDTPLFNDTIWENVKFGRIDADDQEVTRSIEKAHLAPLVYRLPGGLNTIVGERGLMISGGEKQRLAIARVLLKNSSIMFFDEATSALDTHTEQALLRTIRANFDRGSKTSVYIAHRLRTIADADKIIVLEEGRPREEGTHHELLQKEDSLYRELWNIQENLDMLEEEMKVEQEVEEEKERQKLLILQRKREERQRST from the coding sequence ATGATTCGTGGTGCTTTCATAGGTTTACCTCGAATCGGATTGTCTCTGAAGAGTCCGATTTTCAGATCATCGCCGATAGTTATTAAAACAGCAGGATTCAAGACCCTTCCTACATGCGCCTTTAGGAAGACACAATGGCCCTTGGCAGAGGAGAAGAAAGTTAGTAAACCCATCCCAGTAGACCAGCTAAAGGTTGAACCACCCAAACCAGAGCCACCAAAGAAGTCTAATGCTCCCACCATTTCGGAgttgaaaattttaagaaatTTGACCCAATACATATGGCCCAAGGGAAATACAAAGGTTAAGAGCAGAGTCGTTTTAGCTCTTCTACTTTTGATTAGTGCGAAACTACTGAATGTACAAGTTCCGTTTTTTTTTAAGCAAGTTGTGGATAATATGAATGTAGAATGGTCAGATCCTTCAGTGGCTCTACCGGGTGCTATTATGTTAACTGTAGTCTGTTACGGTGCTGCCAGATTTGGTGCAGTTTTATTTGGGGAATTGAGAAATGCAGTCTTTGCTCGTGTTGGCCAAAACGCCATTAGAAACGTTTCCATGGAGACATTTAGacatttgatgaaattggattTAGGTTGGCATCTAAGTAGACAAACCGGTGGTCTTACTAGAGCTATGGATAGAGGTACAAAAGGTATTTCTTATGTGCTAAGCGCCATGGTTTTTCATATCATTCCCATTACTTTTGAGATTTCTGTCGTTTGCGGGATTCTAACTTATCAGTTTGGTGCATCATTTGCCGGAATTACTTTCACTACGATGTTACTCTATTCTATATTCACTTTCAGAACTACTGCTTGGAGAACAAAGTTCAGACGTGAGGCTAACAAAGCTGATAACAAAGCCGCCAGCGTTGCATTGgattcattgataaattttgaagctgttaaaaatttcaacaatgaAAAGTACCTTGCTGAAAAATACGAGACTTCATTGTTAAAATACAGGGACTCCCAGGTTAGAGTTGCACAATCGTTAgcttttctaaattctggtcaaaatttgatctttaCCACTGCATTAACCGCCATGATGTATATGGGCTGTACTGGTATCATTGGTGGTAGTCTCACTGTAGGTGATTTGGTTTTAATCAACCAGTTGGTTTTCCAGCTCTCTGTACCACTAAACTTCTTGGGTAGCGTTTACCGTGAGTTAAAGCAGTCATTGATCGACATGGAGTCTCTTTTCAACTTGAGGAATAACCCAATTCTCATTGATAATCCATCAAAGCCTAAAATGCTACCTGCAAACGCAGGTCCCTTTGACATTGTATTTGAAAACGTCACTTTTGGTTACGATCCTAGAAGGAAAATCTTACAAAATGCATCGTTTGTAATTCCTGCAGGTTGGAAGACTGCTGTTGTCGGGCCATCAGGTAGCGGTAAATCAACgcttttgaaattagtATTTAGATTTTACGATCCACAAGAGGGTAGAATCCTAGTAAATGGTATTGACATTAGAGAATACGATTTAGATTCCCTGAGAAGAGCCATTGGTGTTGTCCCCCAAGATACACCTCTTTTCAACGATACAATCTGGGAAAACGTTAAATTTGGCCGTATCGATGCTGATGATCAGGAGGTTACAAGATCAATCGAAAAGGCTCATTTGGCACCATTGGTTTACAGACTTCCTGGCGGTCTAAACACTATTGTAGGTGAAAGAGGGCTCATGATCagtggtggtgaaaagCAAAGACTGGCAATCGCCCGTGTACTACTCAAGAACTCTTCGATAATGTTTTTTGACGAAGCTACTAGTGCTCTAGACACACACACGGAACAGGCACTTTTGAGAACCATTAGAGCTAATTTTGACCGCGGTTCGAAGACAAGTGTTTACATCGCCCACAGGTTGAGGACCATCGCAGATGCTGACAAGATCATCGTTTTAGAAGAAGGGAGACCCAGAGAAGAAGGTACTCATCACGAACTCCTACAGAAAGAGGACTCGCTCTACCGTGAACTGTGGAACATCCAGGAAAACCTTGACATGCTagaagaagagatgaaGGTAGAACAAGAGGTTGAGGAGGAAAAGGAGAGGCAGAAGTTATTAATCCTACAGAGGAAGAGAGAAGAGCGCCAGCGATCAACGTGA
- the UBP15 gene encoding ubiquitin-specific protease UBP15 (similar to uniprot|P50101 Saccharomyces cerevisiae YMR304W UBP15 Ubiquitin-specific protease that may play a role in ubiquitin precursor processing), which translates to MNDEITGSVGEAVDLGKTVQNLLPPIGEKIETEPEVEGGFTWHIDDWFKLTEDKYVSPRFKIGEFEWDILLFPQGNHSKSLAIYLEPHAEEKVNEETGETEYVDPDWYCCAQFTIVLSRPGDDNRLHVINSSHHRFNAIDTDWGFASFIDLNQLKYPSKSKVSGLLNQGQLNVTTFVRILKDPTGVLWHNFVNYDSKKMTGYVGFRNQGATCYLNSLLQSYFFTKYFRRLVYQIPTSQENPKDSVVLALQRAFYQLQVSQYPLDTMELTRSFGWDNVEAFTQHDVQELNRILMDRLETRMKGTTVENKLNEIFVGKMKSFIKCINVDYESARTEDFWDIQMNVKNLKGLKDSFENYIEVELMDGENQYAAQDYGLQDAKKGVVFESFPAVLHLQLKRFEYDFNYDQLVKINDRYEFPERIDLSPYMDKDVLEANPGPRWYGLHGVLVHTGDISTGHYYALIKPGLEDQWYRFDDERVWKVSKKQAFDENFGFDRLPDDKIRTMTREQYQEYFIARHTSAYMLVYIQEDKKDEILQPVTSEDVPEHVVTSVDKENRERELKEREIREAHLYTTVRVNSIGNFIHYQGFETFPNDKSSLFSPELNSENSMPINLKIPSKTYVRDLYKKIKECLNIPLDRDVRYWKMEYRRNGTIRLDEPLSKNISDQTLEKALQDESMRKIPTLNVFVEEPYLDLAFLLKLQKSGLLKIEGGSITDELIQNLRHNIETIAPANEIPKILDDVNHQLLFVKKFDPQAQSLTGVAYCAVSQLDEVSVLSKMIGEFIGTEEQIEFFEELQPGTIEPVSLKDKFYAAELCSGDILSFQVPNAPLPDIFPVYKTLEEFYQYLRHRIKLRFAKSQESTEEYVLSNDSPDNFEFWISAHATYSDVARVVSQFTKVQPEYLKIFAVYANGKFPMKSESFLGDYILKDFNCELTPSFEYEVLSMPLKELEQLKSMKFYWLKDSYIHYQSYEFKVTNNCTVGEFLDKIQAKIGFSDEDKGNILLWTNYNFHFNGVLSANSTLKSIGKSVFLFGRILPEELALVKQLDGMSEGDDDEEEEDISMGDEEDLVMSARNGNPKIEGRLVMVVQYFKDPENRHGISFLFNLIPGETFLKTRARLHDKFGLGQKEFSKIKLRIWYTTPNGHSFRSLQDYTDEELDKLILYNIMSNLDCIYMDHPDRLRTQSSHDRPMFIKN; encoded by the coding sequence ATGAATGACGAAATAACTGGAAGTGTTGGTGAAGCTGTAGATTTGGGCAAAACGGTTCAGAATCTGCTGCCACCAATCGGAGAGAAAATAGAGACGGAGCCTGAGGTAGAAGGAGGATTTACTTGGCATATTGATGATTGGTTTAAGTTGACTGAAGATAAATACGTTTCACCGCGATTCAAGATTGGTGAGTTTGAATGGGATATACTACTATTCCCTCAAGGTAATCATTCGAAAAGTCTGGCGATATACCTTGAGCCACATGCTGAGGAAAAGGTTAATGAAGAGACTGGTGAGACGGAGTACGTGGATCCTGATTGGTACTGTTGCGCCCAGTTTACGATTGTTCTTTCGAGACCAGGTGATGACAATAGGTTGCACGTTATTAACAGTTCCCATCACAGGTTTAATGCGATCGATACGGATTGGGGGTTCGCCAGTTTTATAGATTTGAACCAACTGAAATATCCATCGAAATCGAAAGTATCCGGTCTTCTAAATCAAGGCCAATTAAACGTCACTACATTTGTTCGTATCTTGAAGGATCCAACCGGTGTACTATGGCACAATTTTGTCAATTACGACTCGAAAAAAATGACGGGATATGTGGGATTTAGAAATCAAGGTGCTACCTGTTATTTGAATTCACTATTACAATCATatttctttaccaaataCTTTAGAAGATTGGTTTATCAGATTCCAACGTCTCAGGAAAATCCCAAGGATAGTGTGGTACTCGCCCTACAAAGAGCATTTTATCAATTACAGGTTTCACAATATCCTCTGGATACTATGGAACTTACTCGATCCTTCGGATGGGATAATGTAGAAGCATTTACGCAACACGAtgtacaagaattgaaccGTATATTGATGGATCGGTTGGAGACAAGAATGAAAGGCACTACTGTAGAGAATAAGTTGAATGAAATCTTTGTCGGTAAGatgaaaagtttcatcaaatgTATTAATGTGGATTATGAATCAGCACGTACAGAGGATTTTTGGGATATTCAAATGAATGTtaagaatttgaaaggCTTGAAGGATTCGTTTGAAAACTATATTGAAGTGGAATTGATGGACGGTGAAAATCAATATGCTGCTCAAGATTACGGATTGCAAGACGCCAAGAAAGGTGTTGTATTTGAATCTTTCCCCGCTGTTTTACATTTACAACTTAAGAGATTCGAATACGATTTTAATTATGATCAATTAGTTAAGATAAATGACCGTTATGAATTTccagaaagaattgatttatCGCCCTATATGGATAAGGATGTTTTGGAAGCTAATCCAGGACCCCGGTGGTATGGATTACATGGCGTCTTGGTTCATACGGGTGATATATCTACGGGTCACTACTATGCATTGATAAAACCTGGTTTAGAAGACCAATGGTAtagatttgatgatgaaagagTTTGGAAGGTTTCGAAAAAACAGGCATTTGATGagaattttggatttgatagGTTACCAGATGATAAAATTCGTACAATGACCAGAGAACAGTACCAAGAGTACTTTATTGCACGTCATACGAGTGCATACATGCTGGTTTACATTCAAGAAGATAAGAAAGACGAAATTTTACAACCTGTTACTTCAGAAGACGTTCCTGAACATGTGGTTACAAGCGTAGACAAGGAAAATAGGGAACgtgaattgaaagagaGAGAAATTAGAGAGGCTCATTTGTATACCACAGTTCGGGTCAATTCTATTGGTAATTTCATCCATTATCAAGGGTTTGAAACTTTCCCAAATGACAAGTCATCTCTTTTCTCACCAGAATTGAACTCTGAAAATTCAATGCCGATTAATTTAAAGATACCTTCGAAAACCTATGTACGGGatctttacaaaaagatcaaagaatGTCTCAATATCCCATTGGACAGAGACGTCAggtattggaaaatggaaTATCGTAGGAATGGTACAATTCGCCTAGATGAGCCTCTATCGAAGAATATAAGTGATCAAACCCTAGAAAAGGCTTTACAGGATGAGTCTATGAGAAAAATCCCAACGTTAAACGTTTTTGTTGAGGAACCATACTTGGATCTTGCCTTTTTGCTAAAACTACAGAAATCTGGtcttttaaaaattgaGGGCGGCAGCATCACAGATGAGCTAATACAGAATCTAAGGCACAACATCGAAACAATTGCTCCCGCCAATGAAATTCCTAAGATCTTAGATGATGTGAACCACCAATTACTGTTtgttaaaaaatttgatccacAGGCTCAAAGTCTAACGGGGGTTGCATATTGCGCCGTCAGTCAATTAGATGAGGTTTCAGTTTTATCCAAGATGATTGGTGAATTCATCGGTACTGAAGAGCAGATAGAGTTCTTCGAAGAGTTACAACCGGGTACTATTGAACCTGTTTCATTAAAGGATAAATTCTATGCGGCAGAATTGTGTTCAGGTGatattctttctttccaagTTCCCAATGCCCCATTGCCGGACATCTTTCCTGTGTACAAAACTTTGGAGGAATTCTATCAATATTTGAGACACAGGATTAAGTTGAGATTCGCTAAATCTCAGGAATCCACAGAAGAATACGTCTTGAGTAACGATTCACCTGATAATTTTGAGTTTTGGATTTCGGCGCATGCTACGTATTCAGATGTCGCAAGAGTCGTTTCGCAATTCACTAAAGTTCAACCAGAATATCTGAAGATATTTGCGGTTTATGCCAATGGGAAATTCCCTATGAAATCTGAGTCTTTCTTGGGTGATTACATCTTAAAAGATTTCAACTGTGAATTGACACCTTCATTTGAGTACGAAGTTTTGTCGATGCCTcttaaagaattggaacaattgaagtcaatgaaattttactGGTTGAAAGATAGTTATATTCACTATCAAAGTTACGAATTCAAGGTTACGAATAATTGTACGGTGGGAGAATTCCTAGACAAGATTCAAGCAAAGATCGGATtttctgatgaagataagGGAAACATTTTGCTATGGACGAATTacaatttccatttcaatgGAGTTTTATCGGCTAATAGTACTCTTAAGAGTATTGGGAAATCCGTTTTcttatttggaagaattctGCCGGAGGAACTTGCTCTAGTTAAACAACTGGATGGCATGAGTGAAGGAGATGATGAcgaggaagaagaggataTTTCTATGggagatgaagaggatttgGTAATGTCTGCTAGAAATGGGAATCCCAAGATTGAAGGTCGTCTGGTCATGGTAGTGCAATATTTCAAGGATCCGGAAAACAGACATggaatttcatttcttttcaatttgatccCTGGCGAAACCTTTTTAAAGACCAGAGCAAGATTACATGACAAATTTGGTTTAGGTCAGAAGGAATTTTCGAAGATAAAACTGAGAATTTGGTACACTACACCAAATGGTCACTCATTCAGATCATTACAGGATTACACAGACGAAGAGCTTGACAAGTTAATCCTTTACAACATCATGAGTAACTTAGATTGCATTTACATGGACCATCCTGATAGGCTAAGGACTCAGAGCTCACACGATAGGCCCATGTTtataaagaattga
- the ADE4 gene encoding amidophosphoribosyltransferase (highly similar to uniprot|P04046 YMR300C Saccharomyces cerevisiae ADE4 Phosphoribosylpyrophosphate amidotransferase), with the protein MCGILGIALADESLPVAPELCEGCFYLQHRGQDAAGIATSGPRGRIYQCKGNGMVRDVFTERRIYGLQGSMGITHLRYPTAGSSANSEAQPFYVNSPYGVMMAHNGNLVNTVSLKRYMDEDVHRHINTDSDSELLLNIFAAELEKRNKYRVNNEDVFHALEGLFRLCRGGYACVGMLAGFALLGFRDPNGIRPLLFGERLNANGQKDYMLASESVVLKAHNFTTYRDLKPGEAVIIPKNCATEKPEFRQVAPMNSYRPDLFEYVYFARPDSVLDGISVYHTRLQMGTKLAEKIKKQIDTSDIDVVMPVPDTARTCALQLASSLDKPYREGFVKNRYVGRTFIMPNQKERVSSVRRKLNPMTSEFEGKSVLIVDDSIVRGTTSFEIVNMAKESGATKVYFASAAPAIRYNHIYGIDLTDSKNLIAYNRTDDQVAEALGCDKVFYQSLEDLIDCCKTENVQKFEMGVFTGNYVTGVEDGYLQELERVRALNKSKSETKADVDINLYNEGDY; encoded by the coding sequence ATGTGCGGGATCTTAGGTATAGCATTGGCTGATGAATCTCTACCAGTAGCACCAGAGCTATGCGAGGGATGTTTCTATTTGCAGCATAGAGGTCAGGATGCTGCTGGTATTGCCACTAGTGGTCCAAGGGGTAGAATCTACCAGTGTAAAGGTAATGGTATGGTACGTGATGTCTTCACTGAGAGAAGGATTTACGGGTTACAAGGTTCTATGGGTATTACCCATTTACGTTATCCTACTGCTGGGTCATCAGCTAACTCTGAGGCGCAACCATTCTACGTAAACAGTCCTTACGGTGTCATGATGGCTCATAATGGTAACTTAGTCAACACTGTTTCTTTGAAGCGCTATATGGATGAGGATGTGCACAGGCATATCAATACCGATAGTGATTCCGAATTACTGTTAAACATCTTTGCAGCTGAGTTGGAAAAACGTAATAAGTACCGTGTGAACAACGAAGATGTGTTCCATGCTTTGGAGGGTTTATTCCGTCTGTGTCGTGGTGGGTATGCATGTGTTGGGATGCTTGCAGGTTTTGCACTTCTTGGATTCAGAGATCCCAATGGTATTAGACCGCTGTTATTCGGTGAACGTCTAAATGCAAATGGTCAAAAGGATTACATGTTGGCATCCGAAAGTGTTGTTTTAAAAGCTcataattttaccacttaCCGTGACTTGAAACCTGGTGAAGCTGTCATCATACCCAAAAACTGCGCTACTGAGAAGCCGGAATTCAGACAAGTAGCACCAATGAATTCTTATAGACCTGATCTTTTTGAATATGTTTATTTTGCACGTCCTGATAGCGTTTTAGATGGTATTTCCGTTTATCATACAAGATTACAAATGGGTACCAAATTGGCCgaaaagataaagaaacaAATTGACACTAGTGATATTGATGTTGTCATGCCTGTTCCTGATACGGCAAGAACTTGTGCACTACAACTGGCAAGTTCTTTGGATAAACCATACCGTGAAGGTTTTGTTAAGAACAGATACGTCGGGAGAACTTTTATCATGCCTAACCAAAAGGAACGTGTATCATCAGTGAGACGTAAATTAAATCCGATGACTTCTGAGTTTGAGGGTAAAAGCGTGCTGATCGTAGACGATTCTATCGTTAGAGGTACAacatcttttgaaatcgTTAATATGGCCAAAGAATCAGGTGCTACTAAAGTTTATTTTGCATCCGCAGCTCCTGCAATTCGTTATAACCACATTTACGGTATTGATCTAACGGATAGTAAAAACTTAATTGCATACAATAGAACAGATGATCAAGTGGCAGAAGCACTAGGTTGTGATAAAGTGTTCTATCAATCCttagaagatttgatcGATTGTTGTAAAACGGAGAAcgttcaaaaatttgaaatgggtGTCTTTACTGGAAACTACGTGACGGGTGTTGAAGATGgatatttacaagaattagaaagaGTTCGTGCCTTGAATAAATCTAAGTCTGAAACTAAAGCAGACGTGGATATCAACTTGTACAATGAAGGGGACTATTAG
- the YME2 gene encoding Yme2p (similar to uniprot|P32843 Saccharomyces cerevisiae YMR302C PRP12 Integral inner mitochondrial membrane protein with similarity to exonucleases) codes for MLRTLGSSRIVGRLCNIGGYGISGPLVSQLPRRAKRFVSSEIQQKDEQAGDSMTATDTGIIHKTEEETLLYFDNVYPRTTSLWSPAQWYNLLLANQSREAVRDKIMSYASPPSNPINGLELRSSIPVKRDGGVFATFLVPPEYTKAKVNSMIQQNTSKESTIPFLSFFTRAAAFPVKGSPWIEDLRRLPTTTIVVNFQGPALTQEEMYSLFRRYGSIIDIFPSKGAGVPAKVKYRSFRGAICAKNCVSGIEIHNTVLHVEYERIVRGHMVNNFFVNHTRIAVPVFIALLSILAVLVFEPIREFFIEQKITHRYSISWDNHWIKQLVNFTSSTMSQFRYYWGTQDNVNNDKHLWEERVEKVNDLKMWLEENNNTFVVIRGPRGSGKHELVMQHTLNERENVLYLDCDKFVKSRTDAKFLRNVASQLGYFPIFPWLNSVTNVIDLMLQGLTGQKSGLSETKEAQFRNMLTTSMMSIRRIALQGYKQAVKQAGDLNLKEEDYLQQHPEEKPVIVLDRFTGKSEMNGFIYKELSDWAAMLVQMNIAHVIFLTETVSPNHLLSESLPSQVFKTLILSDASKENSRNYVLSQLHDHLENPIKEAQTKSGNDLEKAQEQEIQEVHEIDEVLEPLGGRMLDLQAFVRRVKSGEGPREALEKMVEQSSEQITQIFLSDKYDPIKSAQAWELIELLSKESVVHFENIVFKNLFKAAPETCITELENSGLITVSRNRGVPSEIQPAKPMFRAAFQFLVNDPELSTILRTRYLLKVVGFETNRIKKWEEELRPLGKSGETKMFKDRLNYLSKKIDISNAIINDCEAEIKNLAQKKR; via the coding sequence ATGTTACGTACCTTGGGTTCGTCACGGATTGTGGGCAGGTTGTGCAACATAGGTGGTTACGGGATCTCGGGGCCTCTTGTGTCTCAGTTACCGAGAAGGGCCAAAAGATTCGTATCCAGTGAAATTCAACAGAAGGATGAGCAGGCTGGTGATTCAATGACTGCAACTGATACTGGTATTATTCACAagacagaagaagaaacctTACTTTACTTTGATAATGTTTACCCTAGGACGACATCATTATGGAGTCCAGCACAGTGGTACAACTTATTACTGGCAAACCAGTCGAGGGAAGCCGTTAGAGATAAAATTATGAGTTATGCAAGTCCCCCAAGCAACCCTATCAATGGGCTAGAATTGAGATCTAGTATTCCCGTAAAGCGAGATGGTGGTGTCTTTGCTACATTTTTAGTACCTCCGGAGTATACAAAAGCCAAGGTCAATTCTATGATCCAACAAAACACTTCAAAGGAATCTACAATACCATTTCTATCTTTTTTCACTAGAGCCGCTGCTTTTCCCGTCAAAGGTTCACCATGGATTGAAGATTTAAGAAGATTACCCACAACGACTATTGttgtaaattttcaagGTCCTGCATTGACACAGGAGGAAATGTATTCTTTGTTTAGAAGATACGGATCTATCATTGACATTTTCCCCTCTAAGGGTGCCGGTGTACCTGCTAAGGTAAAATATAGATCTTTTAGGGGTGCTATCTGTGCTAAAAATTGCGTTTCTGGGATTGAAATTCACAACACTGTACTACATGTAGAATACGAAAGGATCGTTAGAGGCCACATGgttaacaatttctttgtGAATCATACAAGGATCGCTGTTCCCGTGTTCATTGCACTGTTATCAATCCTTGCAGTTTTAGTCTTTGAACCCATTAGGGAATTCTTCATCGAACAAAAGATTACTCACAGATATTCTATATCCTGGGACAATCATTGGATCAAACAATTGGTTAATTTCACATCTTCTACCATGTCGCAGTTTAGATACTACTGGGGTACTCAAGATAATGTTAACAATGACAAACACCTATGGGAAGAACGTGTCGAGAAGGttaatgatttgaaaatgtggTTAGAAGAAAATAACAACACCTTTGTTGTAATTAGAGGACCTCGTGGTTCAGGAAAGCACGAATTGGTCATGCAACATACCTTAAATGAGAGGGAGAACGTTTTGTATTTGGATTGTGATAAATTCGTTAAATCCAGAACGGATGCTAAGTTCTTGAGAAACGTTGCTAGTCAATTAGGGTATTTTCCTATTTTCCCCTGGTTGAACTCTGTTACTAATGTGATCGATTTGATGTTACAAGGTTTAACGGGCCAAAAGAGTGGATTATCAGAAACCAAAGAAGCTCAATTCAGAAATATGCTAACCACATCGATGATGTCTATCAGACGCATTGCACTACAGGGTTACAAACAAGCCGTTAAACAAGCCGGTGATctcaatttgaaagaggAGGATTATTTACAACAACATCCTGAAGAGAAACCTGTAATCGTTCTTGATCGTTTCACTGGAAAATCGGAAATGAATGGATTTATCTACAAAGAATTATCCGATTGGGCCGCTATGCTTGTACAGATGAATATTGCACATGTTATCTTTTTAACGGAAACAGTCTCTCCTAACCACTTGCTATCAGAATCATTACCAAGTCAAGTTTTCAAGACTTTAATTTTGTCTGATGCCTCTAAGGAAAATTCAAGGAACTACGTTCTTTCACAACTACATGaccatttggaaaatcCTATAAAAGAAGCCCAAACGAAAAGTGGAAacgatttggaaaaggcaCAAGAGCAAGAAATACAGGAAGTACATGAAATCGATGAAGTTCTCGAACCACTAGGTGGTAGGATGCTAGATTTGCAAGCATTTGTGCGTCGTGTGAAAAGTGGCGAAGGCCCAAGAGAagcattggaaaagatGGTTGAACAATCTTCTGAACAAATCACTCAAATTTTCCTGAGTGATAAGTACGATCCTATAAAGAGTGCTCAGGCTTGGGAGTTAATCGAACTCTTAAGCAAAGAATCGGTGGTCCACTTTGAAAATATCGTCTTTAAGAACCTTTTCAAAGCCGCTCCAGAGACTTGTATAACTGAGTTAGAAAACTCAGGTTTAATTACGGTCTCTAGGAATAGAGGTGTCCCAAGTGAGATACAACCTGCTAAACCAATGTTTAGGGCTGCATTCCAGTTCTTGGTAAACGACCCTGAATTATCCACCATCTTAAGAACTCGTTATTTGCTTAAAGTCGTCGGCTTTGAAACGAATAGAATCAAGAAAtgggaagaagaattgagaCCACTCGGTAAATCTGGTGAGACTAAAATGTTCAAGGACAGACTCAACTATTTATCCAAAAAGATTGATATCAGTAATGCAATCATTAACGATTGCGAAGCTGAAATCAAAAACTTGgctcaaaagaagagatag